The region CCCCATTTTTTTGAGTTTCTTCTATCTCTTCTCGAGTAAATGGACATTCAGATAAAGAAAGTCTTTTTCCAGTTATATATTCTAGTCCCATATCTTTATACCATTCTTCCATTTCATGTGTAATATATGAGGGGTCATTAGAATCAACAGCACCTTTTACATATCTCTCAAAATCAAATGAATTTAATACTTTTTCTTCTACTAACTCTTCAATAAGACCTAAAATTTTTTGTTTTGTATTATTCATAATCAATCTCCTTATTATTAAAACTATTTTTAAATTTTATAATATTCTGGCATATTACATTGTGACTCATCAAACCTATTTATTCTTAAAGATGTTATATCTAAACTTCTTGTAGTTCCATAAATAATTTCTTCACTTAAAAGTTTTCCACATATTGAACTATGCATAAAACCATGCCCACTAAATCCTGCTATACAATAGAAACCTTCGACTTGTGGTATTCTTCCCAATATGGGCAGATCATCTTCGGTAACTTCATAGAATCCAGCCCATTCTGATACTATAGATAAATTCTCCATTGTTGGTATACGTTTTATTGCTTTTTCACAATGTCTAATCTTCCATTCTTCATCAACATCTAAGTTATAATTTATAGATTCTTCTTGTGGCTTATTTAAACCAGTTAATATCCCATTCCCTTCTCTATGAAATCCTAATCCTTCATTTTGGAAAATAACTACTGGAAACTTTTTTGACATCCACGAAACCTTAGAAGTAAAGAATAATTGTTGTTTAACAGGCTTTATTGGTATATATACTCCAACCATTTTTCCAATTTCGGATGCCCATGGTCCTGCAGCATTAACAATTATAGAACAGTTTATAGAACCTTTATTAGTAATAACACGTTTAGCACTATCTTTGTACAATTCTATTGATGTTACTTTCACATCATTAAAATACTTTACACCTAGTTTTTTTGATTCTTCAATATATGCATTTACTACATCACTAGGATCTACTAAACCATCACCTTCATAAAATGTTCCTGAAACTACATCATCAGTATTCATCATAGGAATCATTTTCCTAATATCGTCTGATTCTAACCATTTAGTATCTATTCCCAACTTGTTTTGCATTTTTACTGAAGATTTAAATTTATCAATATTATCATCTTTAGTTAATAAGAATAGATATCCACATTTATTTAATTCATATTTACACTTATGTTCTCTTTTAAATAATTCTAACTCCTGTATATTCAACTTGGATAATTGTACATTTATTTCATTAGAAAACTGATATCTAAATCCACCAGCACATCTACTTGTAGTATGTCCTCCTAAATAATTTTCTTTTTCCAATACCACAATATTTGAATATCCTTTTTGTGCTAAATAATATGCTGTACTTGCCCCCATAGCTCCAGCTCCAATTATAATAATTTGTGCTGCATCTGGTATCATAATATCATCCCTCTCTATAACATTTAATAGTACTTTTTTTATATGATACGTTTTACTAATTTAAAATTAGCAAGACCTACATAATTTAAAAATATTAAATACCTTTAACTCTTCTAGTTGACATTAAGTTTTCTATAATAAACATATTTAAATAAGCGTAATAAATTAGTTATTATTCATTGAAATCTCTATAGCTTCTATTAAAGATTGTGCAGTTGCAAAAATCTCAGGTGTTAACATATTATCAGGAAATTGAAAATCAAATATCTGTTCTAATCCAACTAATACTTGAATTGCAACGAATGAGTCTATTCCTAAATCTATAAGTTTGCTATCTATTGATATTTCTATACTTTTGTCAATTTCAGCTTTTTCTCTTAATATGTCAAAAACACTTTTTTCTATTTGACTATTAGTTAATTTTTTCATAATGCTCCTCCTAATACTTAGATTAAAATATTTTTTTTCGTAAACACATTCCTGTTATTGATTTTGGTGAATGCATGATTTCTTCCGGTGTTCCTTCTGCCACAATTTCGCCACCTTTATCACCACCTTCTGGTCCAAGATCTATAATCCAATCTGCGACCTTAATTACCTCTAAATTATGTTCGATTACAATAACAGTATTATTATTACTAACTAATTTTTGTAAAACTAATATTAATTGTTTTACATCTTGAGGATGCAAACCTGTAGTAGGTTCATCAATAATATATAGAGTATGTCCTTTCGAACTTTTTCCAAGTTCCTTAGCTAATTTAATTCTCTGTGCTTCACCCCCTGATAAAGTAGTTGCAGGTTGACCAAGTTGTAGATATCCTATTCCCACTTTTTTCATTAATAATAATTTTGTTTTAATTTTATTTTCATTTTCAAATAGTAATATAGCTTCATCTATTGTCATATTCAATACATCTGAAATAGTTTTATCTTTATATTTTGCTCCTAATATCTTCTTTTGGAACCTCTTTCCATGGCACTCAGGACATAAAACTTGTTCATCAGGTAGAAAATGCATTGGAATCATTAATACACCTGCTCCTTGACATTTTTCACATCTTCCCCCACTAACATTAAAAGAAAAATGTTTTGGTTTTAAATTGTTTTTTCTTGAATACTCTAGTTTTGAAAATAAATCCCTAATAAGATTAAAAACTTCTGTATAAGTAGCAGCATTTGAGCGTGGAGTTCTTCCAATCGCAGTTTGATTAATTGTTATTACTTTATCTATATATTCTAATCCGGTAATGCTATCACATTTATTGCCTATTTGACTCGAACTATTTTGTGCAAACTTAGCTAAAATATCAAACATAAGTGTAGATTTCCCAGATCCTGAAACTCCAGTTATAGCAACAAATACTCCTAATGGAATATTAACATTTATGTTTTTTAAATTATTTTCTCTTGCACCTTTAATTCTTATAAACTTACCATTACCTAACAAACGTTTTTTGGGTATCTCAATTAACTCTTTTCCTGAAAGAAATCTTCCAGTTATTGATTCATTACAATTTAAGACATCATTTAACGTTCCTGCTATAATAACATTTCCGCCTTTTTTACCAGCTCCAGGACCAATATCTATAATATAATCTGCTGCCTTCATCATTTCTGTATCATGTTCTATAACCATTACTGTATTTCCTAAATCTCTTAATTGCTTTAATACCTTAATTAATCTATCTGTATCTCGTTGATGAAGTCCAGTCGTAGGCTCATCAAGCACATAAAGTACCCCAGTTAAACCTGATCCCAATAGAGAAGCTAGCCTTAACCTTTGGTATTCGCCAGCTGATAAAGTTAAGGAAGCCCTTCCCATTGTCAAATAGCCGAGGCCGACATCTATAAGTCTTCTTACTCTTTCTCTTAAATTTGATAATGTTTGCTCTATAATTAATCTACATTTAGGTATAACTTTATTAGGAAGTTCATTAATCCAATCCATCAATTCATATAACGACATTTTTGAAACTTCAGTTATAGATTTGTCACCCAGTATAACCTCTCTACTTTCCTTACGCAAGCGACTTCCCTTACAGTCTGGGCATACATCCTCAATTATTAATTTACTTATTTTTTTTCTATAATTAATGTCATCTCCTCTTTCCTCATAACGCCGTAGAACAATATTTACGATTCCATCAAATCTTCCATTATCAACAGACTTAGGGAAATCAATATTAGGGAAATTTTTTTTAAACCTAATATCATATATTCCGTATAATAATAAATTTTTTTGTATATTATTATAATCTTTTACTGGTATTGATGGATCAAATGGAAACCCAAAATATTTTCCGGCATTTACCAATGTAGACGAAAACCTTTTTATTTCAGCACTACACCAAATACTAACTGCACCATCTAGCACACTTAATTCTTCATTTAAAAGTGTTTTCATATTCACTTTACTTATCTTTCCCAATCCCATACATTTAGGGCAAGCTCCTTCAGGTTTATTAAATGAAAAATTAGACATCCCCAATTCGAATATCTTATTTTTACAATTAGGACATAAAATGAATTTCTTTTCTAATCCATCTCCATTGTTATCACTATCATTATAATCTTCCCCACTTTGGTTGAATGATGGAGTAATCTTCTCACCACAATTACTACAATATCTTTCTCCAAATCTAGCATAAAGTACACGCAAATATGTGAAAATTTCTGTAACCGTTCCTACTGTCGACCTTGGGCTGCAGTTAAGTACTCTTTGATTAACACTAATAGATGGTGATAATCCTTTTATTAATCTTACATTAGGTTTATTAATATTTTCAGTAATCATGCCTAAAGACTCCATATATTGTCTTTGACATTCTTTTTGTAATGTATCAAATGCAAGAGATGACTTTCCAGAACCTGATAATCCTGTAAGTACTATAAGCTTATTTTTAGGTATCTTTAATGATATATTTTTTAAGTTATGTTCTCTAGCACCCTCCACCCAAATATAATCTTTCATTTTACATTTTCTCCTTAAATTTTATCAAGTATATTCCACCATATTGGTTTATTCTTATTATTTTCTATTTTATTTAGTAATGGAAAATAGCTATATTTATCATCAAATGCCAATAAAATTTTTCCTTCAGTCGATGATACTCTCTTCCACAATTCAATGCTCCATATAACCCAGTCATAGTCATTTTTCCAAATACAATAATGTTCTTTATTGGTGAAAATCATAAATACGTTCTTACTTTCTTTTAATTTAAACCATATGAATAATAATATTG is a window of Clostridium pasteurianum DNA encoding:
- the uvrA gene encoding excinuclease ABC subunit UvrA; this encodes MKDYIWVEGAREHNLKNISLKIPKNKLIVLTGLSGSGKSSLAFDTLQKECQRQYMESLGMITENINKPNVRLIKGLSPSISVNQRVLNCSPRSTVGTVTEIFTYLRVLYARFGERYCSNCGEKITPSFNQSGEDYNDSDNNGDGLEKKFILCPNCKNKIFELGMSNFSFNKPEGACPKCMGLGKISKVNMKTLLNEELSVLDGAVSIWCSAEIKRFSSTLVNAGKYFGFPFDPSIPVKDYNNIQKNLLLYGIYDIRFKKNFPNIDFPKSVDNGRFDGIVNIVLRRYEERGDDINYRKKISKLIIEDVCPDCKGSRLRKESREVILGDKSITEVSKMSLYELMDWINELPNKVIPKCRLIIEQTLSNLRERVRRLIDVGLGYLTMGRASLTLSAGEYQRLRLASLLGSGLTGVLYVLDEPTTGLHQRDTDRLIKVLKQLRDLGNTVMVIEHDTEMMKAADYIIDIGPGAGKKGGNVIIAGTLNDVLNCNESITGRFLSGKELIEIPKKRLLGNGKFIRIKGARENNLKNINVNIPLGVFVAITGVSGSGKSTLMFDILAKFAQNSSSQIGNKCDSITGLEYIDKVITINQTAIGRTPRSNAATYTEVFNLIRDLFSKLEYSRKNNLKPKHFSFNVSGGRCEKCQGAGVLMIPMHFLPDEQVLCPECHGKRFQKKILGAKYKDKTISDVLNMTIDEAILLFENENKIKTKLLLMKKVGIGYLQLGQPATTLSGGEAQRIKLAKELGKSSKGHTLYIIDEPTTGLHPQDVKQLILVLQKLVSNNNTVIVIEHNLEVIKVADWIIDLGPEGGDKGGEIVAEGTPEEIMHSPKSITGMCLRKKIF
- a CDS encoding phosphopantetheine-binding protein; this translates as MKKLTNSQIEKSVFDILREKAEIDKSIEISIDSKLIDLGIDSFVAIQVLVGLEQIFDFQFPDNMLTPEIFATAQSLIEAIEISMNNN
- a CDS encoding NAD(P)/FAD-dependent oxidoreductase, whose amino-acid sequence is MIPDAAQIIIIGAGAMGASTAYYLAQKGYSNIVVLEKENYLGGHTTSRCAGGFRYQFSNEINVQLSKLNIQELELFKREHKCKYELNKCGYLFLLTKDDNIDKFKSSVKMQNKLGIDTKWLESDDIRKMIPMMNTDDVVSGTFYEGDGLVDPSDVVNAYIEESKKLGVKYFNDVKVTSIELYKDSAKRVITNKGSINCSIIVNAAGPWASEIGKMVGVYIPIKPVKQQLFFTSKVSWMSKKFPVVIFQNEGLGFHREGNGILTGLNKPQEESINYNLDVDEEWKIRHCEKAIKRIPTMENLSIVSEWAGFYEVTEDDLPILGRIPQVEGFYCIAGFSGHGFMHSSICGKLLSEEIIYGTTRSLDITSLRINRFDESQCNMPEYYKI